A portion of the Polaribacter cellanae genome contains these proteins:
- a CDS encoding OmpA family protein produces MRRIFLVAILSCITTTAIFGQFTTDEITYGNRIDLNNSNSWAVGAGFSNFIMHGDLRSIGTGDDTNYFNFGAFAYVDKMFNPLLGLELKAFYTQMSGGAQYFSTTDQYRVLYTKDNVVLQDNMYFKGNAYGAELNLIFSFTNLYQTTATKWNIAGYFGVGYHQYNSALFEREANGPDELLVDFGKNPARNSENQASSIYLSAQLGVKRRISKRVDIEFRTGMYFNYEDHLDAAISNKQDWETFFVSSIGVAVKLGKKKIFSIWGDQANNARNGGTFKIVDTDKDGVMDELDIEPNTPAGVMVYGNGKAVDSDKDGLPDYKDKCPLEYGPESNEGCPLNVDTDGDGIMDGKDLCPNTVGTVENRGCPEQEKGSSSNINQQIALLAASIYFDTNSDKIKSISFNTIGKIISLMKEVPDVKFVIEGHTDNRNSDRYNLYLSQKRANAVRKYMIQQGIANERLTAKGYGESRPKFSNENEGGRQLNRRVEIKAASSID; encoded by the coding sequence ATGAGGAGAATTTTTTTAGTTGCTATTTTAAGTTGTATTACAACAACTGCAATATTTGGTCAATTTACTACAGACGAAATTACTTACGGAAATCGAATCGATTTAAACAACAGTAACAGTTGGGCTGTTGGTGCTGGATTTAGTAACTTTATTATGCATGGAGATTTACGTTCTATTGGAACTGGAGACGACACAAACTATTTTAATTTTGGAGCTTTCGCTTATGTAGATAAAATGTTCAATCCACTTTTAGGCTTAGAGCTAAAAGCATTTTATACTCAAATGTCTGGAGGAGCTCAGTATTTCTCTACTACAGACCAATATAGAGTTTTATATACAAAAGACAATGTTGTTTTACAGGATAATATGTATTTCAAAGGAAATGCCTATGGTGCTGAACTAAACTTAATTTTTAGTTTCACAAATTTATACCAAACTACTGCAACTAAATGGAATATTGCTGGTTACTTTGGTGTAGGTTATCATCAATATAACTCCGCACTTTTCGAAAGAGAAGCTAATGGTCCAGACGAACTTTTAGTAGATTTTGGTAAAAACCCAGCAAGAAATAGTGAAAACCAAGCAAGTTCTATTTATTTATCTGCACAACTAGGTGTTAAAAGAAGAATTAGCAAAAGAGTAGACATAGAGTTTAGAACAGGAATGTACTTTAATTACGAGGATCATTTAGATGCGGCTATTTCTAATAAACAAGATTGGGAAACATTTTTTGTTTCAAGTATAGGTGTTGCTGTAAAATTAGGAAAGAAAAAAATATTTAGTATTTGGGGTGATCAGGCAAATAATGCACGTAATGGAGGTACATTTAAAATTGTTGATACAGACAAGGATGGTGTAATGGACGAATTAGATATCGAACCAAATACACCTGCTGGAGTTATGGTTTATGGTAATGGTAAAGCTGTAGATTCAGATAAGGATGGTTTACCAGACTATAAAGATAAATGTCCATTAGAATATGGACCAGAATCAAATGAAGGCTGTCCATTAAATGTAGATACAGATGGAGATGGTATTATGGATGGTAAAGACTTATGCCCTAATACAGTTGGTACAGTAGAAAATAGAGGTTGTCCTGAACAAGAAAAAGGAAGTTCTTCTAACATTAACCAACAAATTGCATTGTTAGCTGCAAGTATTTATTTCGATACAAATAGCGATAAAATAAAATCTATCTCATTTAATACTATTGGTAAAATTATTTCTTTAATGAAAGAAGTGCCAGATGTTAAATTTGTTATTGAAGGACATACAGATAACAGAAATAGCGATAGATATAACTTATACTTATCTCAGAAAAGAGCCAATGCTGTTAGAAAATACATGATACAACAAGGTATTGCAAACGAAAGATTAACAGCCAAAGGTTATGGTGAGTCTAGACCAAAGTTTTCTAATGAGAATGAAGGTGGAAGACAACTGAACAGAAGAGTTGAGATTAAAGCTGCAAGTTCAATCGATTAA
- a CDS encoding alpha/beta hydrolase — MKKKRDSYKLIVTYSKFLLLVISAFLWTSCASKKFTDISYLKTSKALVENLPELNVFKTRNSKNNPVIIFIHGGYWMEGRKGIYGFLGRNFAKKEVVTVIPNYTLSPNGNYDTMAKEVAGAIKWTFNNIEKYNGNPNEIFLMGHSAGGHLIALTATNSKYLENPDIIKGVILNDSAGLDMYSYLKENPPTEQYNYDVTWTKNEENWKDASPIYSLTEKAPPFFNICGYKNISFHYFSE; from the coding sequence ATGAAAAAGAAAAGAGACTCTTATAAATTAATAGTAACCTATTCTAAATTTTTATTACTTGTTATTTCTGCTTTTTTATGGACGAGTTGTGCGTCTAAGAAATTTACAGATATTTCTTACTTAAAGACTTCAAAAGCATTAGTAGAAAATTTACCAGAATTAAATGTTTTTAAAACTCGAAACTCTAAAAATAATCCTGTAATTATATTTATTCATGGTGGTTATTGGATGGAAGGTAGAAAAGGAATTTATGGTTTTTTAGGTAGAAATTTTGCTAAAAAAGAGGTGGTAACTGTAATTCCTAATTATACTTTAAGTCCCAATGGAAATTATGACACCATGGCTAAAGAAGTTGCTGGTGCTATAAAATGGACGTTTAACAATATTGAAAAATACAATGGAAATCCGAACGAAATATTTTTAATGGGGCATTCTGCTGGAGGACATTTAATTGCATTGACAGCAACAAATTCAAAATATTTAGAAAATCCTGATATTATAAAAGGGGTTATTTTAAATGATTCTGCAGGTTTAGATATGTATTCTTATTTAAAAGAAAATCCGCCAACAGAGCAATATAATTACGATGTAACATGGACTAAAAACGAGGAAAACTGGAAAGATGCTTCGCCTATTTATTCCTTAACTGAAAAAGCGCCACCTTTTTTTAATATTTGTGGGTACAAAAACATATCCTTCCATTATTTCTCAGAATAA
- the odhB gene encoding 2-oxoglutarate dehydrogenase complex dihydrolipoyllysine-residue succinyltransferase, with amino-acid sequence MSVLEMKVPSPGESITEVEIATWLVEDGDYVEKDQPIAEVDSDKATLELPAEESGIITLKAEEGDAVEVGAVVCLIDTSAAKPEGDASEKQPTKEAPTKEEKVAPSVEKKDTYASGVASPAAKKVLAEKGMDGSSIKGTGKDGRITKDDAVKAVPSMGTQPANGSRGTERKKMSMLRRKVAERLVAVKSETAMLTTFNEVNMQPIFDLRKEYKENFKAKHGVGLGFMSFFTLAVVRALKMYPDVNSMIDGDYQIKHDFQDISIAVSGPKGLMVPVIRNAENLSFRGVESEVKRLALRARDGQITIDEMTGGTFTITNGGVFGSMLSTPIINPPQSGILGMHNIVNRPMAVNGGVVIQPIMYVALSYDHRIIDGRESVGFLVAVKEALENPVELLMDNNPTKALEM; translated from the coding sequence ATGAGTGTTTTAGAAATGAAAGTTCCTTCTCCAGGAGAATCGATTACAGAAGTAGAAATTGCAACTTGGTTAGTTGAAGATGGAGATTATGTAGAAAAAGATCAACCGATTGCAGAAGTAGATTCTGACAAAGCAACTTTAGAATTACCAGCCGAAGAAAGTGGAATTATCACTTTAAAAGCGGAAGAAGGAGATGCTGTAGAGGTTGGTGCTGTTGTGTGTTTAATCGATACAAGTGCAGCAAAACCTGAAGGAGATGCATCAGAAAAGCAACCAACAAAAGAAGCGCCAACAAAAGAAGAAAAAGTCGCGCCAAGTGTAGAGAAAAAAGATACCTATGCTTCTGGAGTAGCATCACCAGCTGCTAAAAAAGTTTTGGCAGAAAAAGGTATGGATGGTTCTTCGATTAAAGGAACAGGAAAAGATGGTAGAATTACCAAAGACGATGCTGTAAAAGCAGTGCCTTCTATGGGAACACAACCTGCAAACGGATCTCGTGGAACAGAGCGTAAGAAAATGTCTATGTTACGTAGAAAAGTTGCAGAACGTTTGGTAGCTGTAAAAAGTGAAACAGCCATGTTAACAACGTTTAACGAGGTGAATATGCAGCCAATTTTCGATTTACGAAAAGAGTATAAAGAAAATTTTAAAGCAAAACACGGAGTTGGTTTAGGGTTTATGTCTTTCTTTACTTTGGCAGTTGTTAGAGCATTAAAAATGTATCCAGATGTAAATTCGATGATTGATGGAGATTATCAAATTAAACACGATTTTCAAGATATTTCTATTGCAGTTTCTGGGCCAAAAGGTTTAATGGTTCCAGTAATTAGAAATGCAGAAAACTTATCTTTTAGAGGTGTAGAAAGCGAAGTAAAACGATTGGCTCTACGCGCGCGAGATGGGCAAATTACAATTGATGAAATGACTGGGGGAACGTTTACGATTACCAATGGTGGTGTTTTTGGTTCCATGTTATCTACACCAATTATTAATCCTCCACAAAGTGGAATTTTAGGAATGCACAATATTGTAAACAGACCAATGGCTGTTAATGGTGGTGTTGTTATTCAGCCAATTATGTATGTTGCTTTGTCTTACGATCATAGAATTATTGATGGACGTGAATCTGTTGGTTTTTTAGTGGCTGTGAAAGAAGCTTTGGAAAATCCTGTGGAATTATTAATGGATAATAATCCTACAAAAGCATTAGAAATGTAA
- a CDS encoding helix-turn-helix domain-containing protein, producing the protein MQTNPELELAIDFVEKTDRNLFITGKAGTGKTTFLHQIKNQSLKRLVIVAPTGVAAINAKGVTIHSFFQMPFGPILPNQPPNNQQRRFSKTKIDIIKSLDLVIIDEISMVRADLLDGIDQVMRRYKNRNKVFGGAQILMIGDLQQLAPVVRPNEWSLLQQYYNTVYFFSSKAFQEANVVSIELKHIYRQKNEDFITILNEIRNDNLSSTSAKILNERYNPTFSPSKEEGYITLTTHNNRANLINNSELNKITNKSRFFEAEISGKFSENSYPNAAKLELKVGAQVMFIKNDSSQEKRYFNGKIGIITDISKTSVTVQCGNEADEIVTEKETWSNINYSINEETKEIKEDLVGAFSQIPLRLAWAITIHKSQGLTFEKAIIDAEASFAHGQTYVALSRCTSLEGLVLKTPITSNAIINDKTVSVFNKEVEENHPDENILNQSEIEFQLNLISELFDYQPFLYPISRLIDIFYKNQTSIKGDVVDHLQTIKDDGVVALMRVSNSFKNQLKVLSEDNILPENSSTIHERFTKAVAYFLNHTQNNIAKPLDAINFSTDNKAVKKDFSKQFDSLQEKLEEKLFALQKMTTGFKVQSYLEVRAKAVLQNMESKKKKKVASKRDPILALKLRELRDEIRIAENIPAFQIFTQEALYAMCDTLPRTPQELLKVKGMGKTRVAKYGDEILEVINKYCTENGINKFNEQKKEAKKPTKQISFELFKSGLSIKEIAKERSLTTGTIENHLANYISSGDIDVLELIDLKRYKKIRNQIEEAGEVKVLSALKEKVDADITYMELKMVLISMEA; encoded by the coding sequence ATGCAAACAAATCCTGAGCTAGAACTTGCGATAGACTTCGTCGAAAAAACAGATAGAAACCTGTTTATTACAGGAAAAGCTGGTACAGGAAAAACTACTTTTTTACATCAAATTAAAAACCAATCTTTAAAAAGATTGGTAATTGTGGCACCAACAGGAGTTGCAGCAATTAATGCAAAAGGTGTTACGATTCATTCTTTTTTTCAAATGCCTTTTGGGCCTATTTTACCAAATCAGCCTCCAAATAACCAACAACGTAGGTTTTCGAAAACAAAAATTGATATTATAAAATCTTTAGATTTAGTAATTATAGACGAAATTTCTATGGTTCGTGCAGATTTGTTGGATGGAATAGATCAAGTAATGCGTCGTTATAAAAACCGAAATAAAGTTTTTGGTGGTGCACAAATTTTAATGATTGGCGATTTGCAACAATTAGCACCAGTTGTTCGACCAAATGAATGGAGTTTATTGCAACAATATTACAATACAGTTTATTTTTTTAGCTCAAAAGCGTTTCAAGAAGCAAATGTAGTTTCTATTGAGCTGAAACATATTTATCGTCAGAAAAACGAAGATTTTATTACGATTTTAAATGAAATTAGAAACGATAATTTATCTTCAACATCAGCTAAAATTTTAAACGAACGTTACAATCCAACTTTTTCTCCAAGTAAAGAAGAAGGTTATATTACACTAACAACTCATAATAATAGGGCGAATTTAATCAACAATTCAGAGCTTAATAAAATTACCAATAAAAGTCGTTTTTTTGAAGCTGAAATTTCAGGAAAATTTAGTGAAAACTCGTATCCAAATGCAGCCAAATTAGAATTAAAAGTAGGTGCGCAAGTTATGTTTATTAAAAACGATTCTTCACAAGAAAAAAGATATTTCAACGGAAAAATAGGAATTATTACAGACATTTCTAAAACTTCTGTAACTGTGCAATGTGGAAATGAAGCAGATGAAATTGTTACAGAAAAAGAAACTTGGTCTAATATTAATTACTCCATAAACGAAGAAACAAAAGAGATAAAAGAAGATTTGGTTGGCGCTTTTTCACAAATTCCATTACGTTTGGCTTGGGCAATTACCATTCATAAAAGTCAAGGGTTAACCTTCGAAAAAGCAATTATAGATGCAGAAGCATCCTTTGCACATGGGCAAACTTATGTAGCATTAAGTAGGTGTACTTCTTTGGAAGGTTTGGTTTTAAAAACGCCAATTACCAGCAATGCAATTATAAATGATAAAACCGTTAGCGTTTTTAATAAAGAGGTAGAAGAAAATCATCCAGATGAAAATATTCTTAACCAATCTGAAATTGAATTTCAACTGAATTTAATTTCGGAGTTATTCGATTATCAACCATTTTTATATCCAATTTCAAGATTAATCGATATTTTTTATAAAAACCAAACCAGTATAAAAGGTGATGTTGTTGATCATTTGCAAACGATAAAAGACGATGGAGTTGTTGCTTTAATGAGAGTTTCCAATAGTTTTAAAAATCAGTTAAAAGTACTTTCAGAAGACAATATTCTTCCAGAAAATAGTTCTACAATTCACGAACGATTTACAAAAGCAGTTGCTTATTTTTTAAATCACACACAAAATAATATCGCAAAACCTTTAGATGCCATTAATTTTTCCACAGATAATAAAGCTGTAAAAAAAGATTTCTCAAAACAGTTTGATTCACTTCAAGAAAAATTAGAAGAAAAGTTATTTGCCTTACAAAAAATGACGACTGGTTTTAAAGTTCAGTCGTATTTAGAAGTAAGAGCAAAAGCAGTTTTGCAAAATATGGAGTCGAAAAAGAAGAAAAAAGTAGCTTCGAAACGCGACCCAATTTTGGCATTAAAATTACGAGAATTGCGAGACGAAATTCGTATTGCAGAAAACATTCCTGCGTTTCAAATATTTACCCAAGAAGCTTTGTATGCCATGTGCGATACCTTGCCAAGAACTCCACAAGAGCTTTTAAAAGTAAAAGGAATGGGTAAAACCAGAGTTGCAAAATATGGAGACGAAATTTTAGAAGTTATAAATAAGTATTGCACAGAAAACGGAATAAACAAATTTAACGAGCAGAAAAAAGAAGCTAAAAAACCGACAAAACAAATTTCTTTTGAGTTGTTTAAATCGGGTTTATCTATCAAAGAAATTGCCAAAGAACGCAGCTTAACAACAGGAACCATCGAAAATCATTTGGCGAATTACATCTCTTCAGGCGACATAGATGTGTTAGAATTAATCGATTTAAAACGCTATAAAAAAATCCGTAATCAAATCGAAGAAGCTGGTGAGGTAAAGGTTTTAAGTGCGCTCAAAGAAAAAGTAGATGCAGATATTACGTATATGGAATTAAAAATGGTTCTAATATCTATGGAGGCATAG
- a CDS encoding cytochrome ubiquinol oxidase subunit I translates to MEDMLFYDRMQFAFTITFHYLFPQLTMGLSLLIVVFKGQYLYTKDNRYNDAAKFWMKIFSINFVMGVVTGIPLEFQFGTNWAKFSELTGGIIGQTLAMEGMFSFFLESSFLGLFLFGEKLLGQKLHFLTGFLVFLGSWASGLLIIATHSWMQYPVGYEILENGKFVLNNFSALFSNPWLWPSYIHNQLASVVTASFVVGGVGAFYLLNNQHSKFGKLFLKTGVITGLISSLLVAFPTGDWTAKNVVKYQPITFAAMEGIFETEDGGSEIIIIGQPDIQNKKLDNKIAIPNILSFLTYQNWNREIKGLNEFDEKNHPTNISGLYYAYHIMVGLGTIFIALMGFAMLQLLRKKLYKTKLILWAIIFMIPFPYIANTAGWYTAELGRQPWLVYNLLRTADGISPTVSSGNTLFTLLGFIGLYLLLGLLFLIVIGKIIYKGPHIEKQ, encoded by the coding sequence ATGGAAGATATGCTGTTCTATGATAGAATGCAATTTGCGTTTACTATCACGTTTCATTATTTATTTCCACAGCTTACCATGGGGCTTTCCCTTTTAATTGTTGTTTTTAAGGGACAATACTTGTATACCAAAGATAATAGGTATAATGATGCTGCAAAATTTTGGATGAAAATCTTTTCAATTAATTTTGTAATGGGTGTTGTTACAGGAATACCACTGGAATTTCAATTTGGTACCAATTGGGCTAAATTTTCTGAATTAACAGGCGGTATAATTGGGCAAACCCTAGCCATGGAAGGCATGTTTTCTTTCTTTTTAGAGTCTTCATTTTTAGGGTTATTTCTTTTTGGAGAAAAACTTTTGGGGCAAAAACTACACTTTCTTACAGGTTTTTTAGTTTTTCTTGGCTCTTGGGCAAGCGGTCTTCTAATTATTGCCACCCATTCATGGATGCAGTACCCAGTAGGCTATGAGATTTTAGAAAATGGAAAATTCGTACTCAATAATTTTTCAGCATTGTTTTCCAACCCTTGGCTATGGCCTTCTTATATCCATAATCAATTAGCATCGGTAGTAACTGCTTCATTTGTAGTGGGTGGCGTTGGTGCATTTTACCTTCTCAACAATCAACACAGTAAATTTGGTAAGCTCTTTCTAAAAACTGGTGTTATTACAGGTCTTATCTCATCTCTTTTAGTAGCTTTTCCAACGGGCGATTGGACAGCAAAAAATGTAGTCAAATACCAACCAATCACATTTGCTGCAATGGAAGGTATTTTTGAGACAGAAGATGGCGGTTCTGAAATTATTATTATTGGTCAGCCAGATATACAGAACAAAAAATTGGATAATAAAATTGCCATTCCGAATATATTGAGTTTTTTAACCTATCAAAACTGGAATAGAGAAATCAAAGGATTAAATGAATTTGATGAAAAAAACCATCCCACTAATATATCAGGACTATATTATGCCTATCATATAATGGTAGGACTGGGCACTATTTTTATTGCCTTAATGGGTTTTGCCATGCTACAATTATTGAGAAAAAAGCTATACAAGACAAAATTGATTTTGTGGGCAATCATATTTATGATACCTTTCCCATACATAGCTAATACAGCGGGTTGGTACACAGCCGAGTTGGGCAGGCAGCCATGGCTAGTTTACAATTTATTACGCACGGCAGATGGCATTTCGCCAACTGTTTCGTCGGGTAATACATTGTTCACCTTATTAGGTTTTATTGGTTTATACCTACTTCTAGGCCTGCTTTTTTTAATCGTAATTGGAAAAATTATTTACAAGGGTCCTCATATAGAAAAACAATAA
- the folK gene encoding 2-amino-4-hydroxy-6-hydroxymethyldihydropteridine diphosphokinase translates to MKIQNHTYLSLGTNQGNKLENLQNAINLIAVEIGDVQKISSIYKTPAWGFKGNNFYNICMQVFTNQNPEELIASLLQIEKKLGRERNNLGVYQNRNIDIDILLFNDEIILSKDLIVPHSKMLARKFVMVPLAEIAPNAFHPIEKKQIRICLQNINDTSEIEKIEEKLICPISLSEKYNYIAIEGNIGAGKTSLAKMLSDEFTGKLVLERFADNPFLPKFYEDKERYAFPLEMSFLADRYQQLSDDLAQFDLFKNFIISDYYIFKSLIFAQVTLSKDELFLYKKMFNLIYKEITKPDLYIYLYQNTDRLLENIKKRGRSYEQNIEKSYLTKIHDGYVSFINTQKKLNLLIIDVSEIDFVNNKKDYNFIIDKIKNN, encoded by the coding sequence ATGAAAATACAAAATCATACATATTTATCTTTAGGAACCAATCAAGGAAATAAATTAGAGAACCTTCAAAACGCTATCAATTTAATCGCAGTTGAAATTGGTGATGTTCAAAAAATCTCCTCCATTTATAAGACGCCTGCTTGGGGTTTTAAGGGAAATAATTTCTATAATATATGTATGCAGGTTTTTACGAATCAAAATCCAGAGGAATTAATAGCTTCTCTCTTACAAATTGAAAAAAAATTAGGCCGAGAAAGAAATAACTTAGGAGTTTATCAAAACAGAAATATAGACATAGACATCTTATTATTTAATGATGAAATTATTTTATCAAAAGATTTAATTGTTCCACATTCCAAAATGTTAGCCCGTAAATTTGTAATGGTTCCTTTAGCAGAAATTGCACCAAACGCATTTCATCCAATAGAAAAAAAACAAATTCGTATTTGTTTACAAAACATTAATGATACTTCTGAAATAGAAAAAATTGAAGAAAAACTAATTTGTCCTATTTCTTTATCAGAAAAATACAATTACATCGCTATTGAAGGAAATATTGGTGCAGGCAAAACCTCTTTAGCAAAAATGTTGTCAGACGAGTTTACAGGAAAATTAGTTTTAGAACGTTTTGCAGACAATCCCTTTTTACCAAAATTCTACGAAGATAAAGAACGATATGCATTTCCATTAGAAATGAGTTTTTTAGCCGACAGATATCAACAATTAAGCGACGATTTAGCACAATTCGACTTATTTAAGAACTTTATAATTTCAGATTATTATATTTTTAAATCTCTAATATTCGCACAAGTAACTCTTTCTAAAGACGAACTTTTTTTATACAAAAAAATGTTTAATTTAATTTACAAAGAAATTACAAAACCCGATTTGTATATTTACTTATATCAAAATACAGATCGTTTATTAGAAAACATTAAAAAAAGAGGAAGATCTTATGAGCAAAATATCGAAAAATCATATCTAACAAAAATTCATGATGGTTATGTAAGCTTTATCAACACTCAAAAAAAATTAAATTTATTAATTATAGATGTATCTGAAATTGACTTTGTAAACAACAAGAAAGACTACAATTTTATAATTGATAAAATAAAGAATAATTAA